A segment of the Campylobacter concisus genome:
GAGAAATTTTTAGAACAAAATCCACAAATTGACACTTTTGTTATTACTGGAGATTGCACTGATATGTGCGTTTATCAGTGCGTTAGTTATCTTAAACTACGAGCCAATGAATATAATAAAAAAGCAAGAGTTATCGTGCCGTTTGATCTTACGCAAACATATGACATACCAGGACACAATGGCGATTTTTACCACGAGATGTTTTCTCTTCATATGAAGCTAGCACTTGGCGCTGATGTGGTAAAGAGTATTAGATTTTAAAGCTTACTTGAAATATTTATGAGCCTATTTAGCTCATCAAATTTAAAACTAAGCTCGTTTTTACTCACTACGATCTCATTAGGACTTTCGCTAAATTTTATATCGCAGCTTAGCAAAAGTCCTTTTATAAAGATTTTGTGATCTAGCTCGTAGCTACTTATACACTCATTTACTATGCTCAAAAGCTCATTTGCTAGCACTGGCTCCTCAAAGACCACATCTGATCTAAAAGCCACATACGCCGCTCCGCCCTCGTACTCTATCCTATAATAATTTTGCTCATCAAAAGTGGTGCAAAGAACCATGCTAATCGTGTAACCATTAAAATTTTCATCCAGCTCAAATCGTGGCGTGCTAAATGCGCTAAGTCCAAATTTCTCGCCAAACTCACGTGCTTTATTTGCAAGCTTGAGCAACTGCTCATCAAAGCCATTTATATTTTCATAACCCCAAAGCCACGTATTTGACGATAAGCTTTCAGAACCAATAAACTGTATGTCAAACTCACGCTCATCAAAGTAAATTTTACCACTATCAAAATCAACCTGCCAGTTGCTACCTTCAACAAGTAGCTTAAATGCACGTTTTTGAAGTAATGTCGCTTTGCCAACACATGCGCTAAAAAGCTCGCTCCAGTTACTTTTATCTACGCCAAGCTTATCTAAAAACATCGCTTCACCAAGGTCTTAGCAAGCTATTGCTTGAAGTGCTTTTTCTTTAAAGCTGTCATTTACAACAAATTTTGTCTTATAGACAAAAATTTGAGCCGTACTTTCATTTTTTATCTTAATAACAAGACGTTTATCGTTGTTTGTGCCACTTTTTATATGTTCGTTATAGCCAAGATTATAAAGGCTAGTTATCTTATCTTTGCTAAGCTCACTAAGGCATAAAAGTACCTCTAGCTCAGCATACTCTCTTGCTTTTTGAGGGGCGCTCACCTCTTCATTTTTAGAAAATTTAGAGTTTTGTTTTAGCTTTCTTGTTTTAAAGTCTAAATTTTGCGCATCTTCTAGGCTATAAACCTCGTTTAAATTTGTCCTTACAAATTGATCATCTTTTGTGATATTTATCCTAAAAGCATAAGGCAGGTCGCGCTTTGCTTCATCTTTTACTATATCTTCGATGTTGCCAAGCTCTCTTTCAAAGACTGCGATCTCGATGTTGCCGTGAAAATCAAGCACGTTTATAGTGCCCATTTTCTTGCCACTTTTGGTTATCCTTGTGCTAAAGTCTTCGATCTTGCCAACGACTAAAATTTCAGCGCTTTGCGGCAAGCTCTCAAATTCTGAGCTTAGAGTGTATTTTATCTTGTTGATCTCGTCTTTATAATCATCAAGCGGGTGGCCTGAGAGGTAGATACCAACGCTCTCTTGCTCAAATTTTAAAATTTGCTTGATGTCAAATTCGTCATTTATCGTGACAAAATTTATCTTCACATCGTTCATGCTCTCATCTTCGCCAAATAAGCTCTCAACTGCATTTTTACGGATCTGAGCAGCACTCTTGCAAGCTTCTATGATATTTTCTACATTTTGCATAAGCATCTTACGACTAAAGCCAAACTCATCAAAGCAACCAGCTTTTATAAGGCTTTCAAAGACCTTTTTATTCACTTTAAATGGATCGATCCTTGAGACAAAGTCGTCCATACTCTTAAACTCACCATTTGCTTCACGCTCAGTGATAATGTTTTCAATAGCCGCTCCACCAACACCTTTAATCGCCCCAAGCCCAAAGATAATGCCGTCATGATCGCCATTTTTAACAACGCTAAATTCTTTAGCTGATTTGTTGATAGATGGTGGCAAAGTGTCTATATTTATGCGTTTTATCTCATCAATATAGCGAACGATCTTATCGACGTTGCTCTCCTCGCTTGTTAAAAGTGCCGCCATAAATTCAGCCGGATAGTAAGCCTTAAGATAAGCAGTTTGAAAGGTGACATAAGCGTAAGCTGCGGAGTGAGATTTATTAAAACCATATCCTGCAAATTTTACAATTAGCTCGAAAAGATCGTCTGCTTTTTGTCCATTTAACCCTTTTGCCTCAGCACCTTTTACAAACTCACCCTTTAGTCTGTCCATCTCTTCTTTAATCTTTTTACCCATCGCACGGCGCACAAGGTCCGCCCCACCAAGGCTAAAGCCGCCTATGGCTTGAACGATTTGCATAACTTGTTCTTGATAGACGATGACACCGTATGTTGGCGCGAGGATTGGCTCAAGCTCTTTAAATGAGTAGGTTATCTCTGCCTCGCCATGTTTTCTTTTGACAAAGTCATCAAGCATGCCACTCTCCATCGGTCCTGGGCGGTAGAGCGCTAGCATCGCGACGATATCCTCAAAGCAGTCTGGACGCAAGCTAGTTCCTAGCTTTCTCATGCCCTCGCCCTCGATTTGGAAAATTCCTATCGCTTGGCCGCTTTGTATCATTTTATAAACATTAGAATCGTTTTTATCGATCTGCTCCCAAATGATATCCTTGCCAGTTCGTTGTTTTACCAGCTTTATGGCATTATCGATAACCGTTAGTGTTTTTAGTCCAAGAAAGTCGAATTTAATTAAATCCACATCCTCAAGATACTTAAGGCTATACTGTGTAACATAGCGATCTTCTGGGCTGTTTGGCTGACGAAATAGCGGAGTTTTATTCCACAGCTCCTCATTTGAGATAACGACACCTGCTGCGTGCTGACCGGCGTTTCTATTTAGCCCCTCAAGATCAAGTGCAAATTTCCAAATTTTAGCTGCCTTTGGATTTTGGCTGATGAGCTCAGCTATCTTTGGCTCTTTTTCATAAGCATCTTTTAGCGTAATACCAAGTTCATCAGGTATTAGCTTTGCCATCGCATCGGCTTCGGCGTAAGGCATATCACAAACCCTAGCAACATCTCTTATAACACCTTTTGCGAGCAGTTTACCAAATGTAATAACGCCAGCAACGTTAAATTTTCCATATTTTTGCGTAACATAGTCGATGATCTCGCCACGCCTACTTTGGCAAAAATCCACGTCTATATCTGGCATGCTGACACGCTCTGGGTTTAGAAACCTCTCAAAAAGTAGGTTGTATGGGATAGGATCAAGGTCGGTGATCTTTAGCGAGTAAGCGACCAAGCTACCAGCCGCAGAACCACGTCCTGGACCAACTGGCACACCTCTACTTTTAGCCTCATTTATGAAGTCCCAAACTATCATCATATAGCCTGGGAAATTCATTTTATTTATGATGCCAATCTCTATCTCAAGACGCTTTTTGTATTCGTCATGTAAATTTTCAGGGACAAATTTTAGCCTCTCTTCAAGCCCCTTTCTACATTCATATTCAAAAAATACAGCATCATTTTTAAAACTATATCTATTTTCAGGCTCTGGAAGTGTTAAATTTCTCTCTTTGGCATACTCAAGTGTAAATTTAAAATTTGGAGGAGTTGGGTTGCCAAGCTTGATCTCAAGATTGCACTTATTCACGATCTCTTGGGTATTTTCTATCACTTCAGGGATATCTAAAAATAGCTCACTCATCTGCTCTTTGCTTTTTACAAAAAACTCATGAACGCTGTGGCGAAGTCGGTTTGGATCATCTAAAGTTTTGTTCATCGCGATACACATAAAAACCTCATGCGCGTCGGCTCGCTCTTTAAAAGTGTAGTGAGTATCGTTTGTGGCGATGACCTTTATGCCAGTCTCTTTGGCGATGCGTAAAATATCATCATCAATACGTTTTTGATCGCCGATGCCGTGACGCATGATCTCAAGATAAAAGTCATCTCCAAAAATTTCTTTATACTCAAGTGCGACCTCTTTTGCTCTCTCGTAGCCTTTAGCGCCAAATTTCACATTACGGTCACTTAAATTTAGATGCCAACTCACCTCGCCCTGCAAGCAAGCAGAGCTACAAACCAAGCCCTCGCTGTGCTCTTTTAAAATTTTTTTATTGATACGAGGATAGTAGTAAAAGCCCTCGATGTAGCTCATGGAGCTAAGATACATTAAATTTTTATAGCCAGTCTCGTTTTTGGCGATTAGTATGAGGTGAAAACGCTGCTTGGTGCTCTTATCATCAAGCTGCTCGCCGTTATGCACGTAAGCTTCGATGCCAATTAGTGGTTTTATCCCCTCTTTTTTCATCGCTTTGTAAAAATCTATCGCTCCAAACATATTGCCGTGATCAGTAATCGCTGCTGCTGTGTCGCCTCTATCATGAAGCACATGAGCTAGCTCTTTTATCTTGTTCGCTCCGTCAAGCAGGGAGTATTCGGTGTGTAAATGTAGGTGCGTAAAGTTAGATTTTTCACTCATTTTTTATCCTTTTTTAATGAGTGGATTTTACAAAATTTTGGCTAATAAGGTGCTTGATGAAATCTTAATGGGAGCTTTAAAATTTATATAATTTGTAGTTTGTGGCTAAGAACGAAGCGCGCTGCCATCTGACGCACTATGCTATTAAGGTCTTGTAAATTTTAAACTAGTAATTTCGGCTCTAAAATTTGAGCTAAGCGGTCAGTGAAGCCAAAATTTAGTAGTCAATTCTTGCGAGTGAATGGAATTTTAAAATTTGCAAAAATAGTAAAATTCTATTTTTGAAATCCAGATTTTAAATTTATAAATTCTTTTATTCAAAAGGGAGACAAGGGGACTCGAATTACGAGGCCGTCCCCTTATCCCCCTTTTTAAATCCCCCAAACCCCTCGCACGTTCAAGGTGCATGCAATGGTGCTGGCGCACTGCATGCGTTCTATTCAAAAAAGCCTCCCTCGAATTTTAAAATTTCGTAAACAAGTAATTTCGGCTCTAAAAGTTGAGTTAAGCGGTCAGTGAAGCCAAAATTTAGTAATCATTTCTTTAGAGTGAATGGAATTTTAAAATCTATAAAGTGAAAAAGAATTAGATCGCGGACTAAGCCGCAATCCATTATAGATAAACTGGGATATTTGTGTGTTCTAAGAAAAATCTCGAAGTGCCACCAAGCACCATTTCCATAAGACCATTTTCACCATATCTGCTAGCAACGATTAGATCAGCATTTCTATCAATAGCTGCTTTCAAAAGTGCTTCACCAGGTATCATCGTAGTAGCGATTACTTCAAAAGTGGCTGATATGCCATGAATTTTGAAGTACTCTTCAAGCTTTTTAAGATTTAGTTCAGCATTATCGCCAAGGCTTGCTTTTGAGGTAATGCACTGAACCTTTTTTGCCTTTTTTAAAAGATCGATCGAGCCTGTTAATGCCCTTGAGCTTTGTGTCGTACCAGTCCAGCTAACAAGGATATTATCAGCTTTAAACTCACGCATTTTTCTAGGGATTACAATCGCATTTTTACCGCTTTTTAGAACAGCTGACTCAAATGTGCCAGTGATCTTTCCATCAAGTGGCACAGCAGCCACTACAAGATCGCAAAATTTACTCTCTTGCTCCACTATCGCGCTTCTTTTACCACTGTGAATCGTAAAATTTGCAGTGCAAACATCTTCAATGATTTCACTAGTTACTTTTATGCCAAGCTCAGCACAAATTTTATTAAAAATTTTCTCATTCTCTTCATGCTCGACAGCTAGTTCAGATTTAGCTGATTTTAGAAATTCTTCAAAAAGCACTCCTCCACGAAGCGTCATTTTCATATTATAAACTACGCTTGGGTCAAGCTGACAAGTCATAATTTCCATATGTGTGTTAAACCACTGAGCAACCTTTAGGGCACCATAAATTCTTGGCTCGATATCGTCTCCTGCTCCTATTGGAAAAAGCAACTTTTTGTATTTCATCATCTGTCCTTTAAAATTTATTCAACCAAAGAGAGCGAAATTTTATTTCCTTTTTGCTCGCTCACACACACTTTGACCTGATCACCTACATTTAATGGAGTTTTTATCTTTGAGATATGAAGCAAACCATCAATGCCATCTTTTAGCTCGATAAATACACCAAAATCAACCACACTCTTTACGGTTCCTAAAAACTCATCACCGATATTAAAATTTGGTTTTGAACGCTCTTTGTCGTGTTTAAACGGCTTTTTGCCAAATGAACGTCCATTGTCTTTTGAAGTGATAGAGATGATGTAATCTTTTGCGGCATCAACATTTTTCTTTGCACCACCTGCGATTTTAACTTCACCTTTTTCTCTATCAAGATCGATTGAAACTTCAAATTTCTCAATGATCTCTTTTATGGTTTTTCCAGCTTGTCCGATGATGTCTACGATCTTGCTTGGATCAACACTAAATAGTTCAAGCTTTGGAAGCACATCTTCATTTATTTTTATATTTTTATCCGCTTCTGCCATCAAAGATAAGATATGCTCTCTACCACGTTTTGCTTGATAAAGTGCCTC
Coding sequences within it:
- a CDS encoding DUF6882 domain-containing protein → MFLDKLGVDKSNWSELFSACVGKATLLQKRAFKLLVEGSNWQVDFDSGKIYFDEREFDIQFIGSESLSSNTWLWGYENINGFDEQLLKLANKAREFGEKFGLSAFSTPRFELDENFNGYTISMVLCTTFDEQNYYRIEYEGGAAYVAFRSDVVFEEPVLANELLSIVNECISSYELDHKIFIKGLLLSCDIKFSESPNEIVVSKNELSFKFDELNRLINISSKL
- the dnaE gene encoding DNA polymerase III subunit alpha, whose amino-acid sequence is MSEKSNFTHLHLHTEYSLLDGANKIKELAHVLHDRGDTAAAITDHGNMFGAIDFYKAMKKEGIKPLIGIEAYVHNGEQLDDKSTKQRFHLILIAKNETGYKNLMYLSSMSYIEGFYYYPRINKKILKEHSEGLVCSSACLQGEVSWHLNLSDRNVKFGAKGYERAKEVALEYKEIFGDDFYLEIMRHGIGDQKRIDDDILRIAKETGIKVIATNDTHYTFKERADAHEVFMCIAMNKTLDDPNRLRHSVHEFFVKSKEQMSELFLDIPEVIENTQEIVNKCNLEIKLGNPTPPNFKFTLEYAKERNLTLPEPENRYSFKNDAVFFEYECRKGLEERLKFVPENLHDEYKKRLEIEIGIINKMNFPGYMMIVWDFINEAKSRGVPVGPGRGSAAGSLVAYSLKITDLDPIPYNLLFERFLNPERVSMPDIDVDFCQSRRGEIIDYVTQKYGKFNVAGVITFGKLLAKGVIRDVARVCDMPYAEADAMAKLIPDELGITLKDAYEKEPKIAELISQNPKAAKIWKFALDLEGLNRNAGQHAAGVVISNEELWNKTPLFRQPNSPEDRYVTQYSLKYLEDVDLIKFDFLGLKTLTVIDNAIKLVKQRTGKDIIWEQIDKNDSNVYKMIQSGQAIGIFQIEGEGMRKLGTSLRPDCFEDIVAMLALYRPGPMESGMLDDFVKRKHGEAEITYSFKELEPILAPTYGVIVYQEQVMQIVQAIGGFSLGGADLVRRAMGKKIKEEMDRLKGEFVKGAEAKGLNGQKADDLFELIVKFAGYGFNKSHSAAYAYVTFQTAYLKAYYPAEFMAALLTSEESNVDKIVRYIDEIKRINIDTLPPSINKSAKEFSVVKNGDHDGIIFGLGAIKGVGGAAIENIITEREANGEFKSMDDFVSRIDPFKVNKKVFESLIKAGCFDEFGFSRKMLMQNVENIIEACKSAAQIRKNAVESLFGEDESMNDVKINFVTINDEFDIKQILKFEQESVGIYLSGHPLDDYKDEINKIKYTLSSEFESLPQSAEILVVGKIEDFSTRITKSGKKMGTINVLDFHGNIEIAVFERELGNIEDIVKDEAKRDLPYAFRINITKDDQFVRTNLNEVYSLEDAQNLDFKTRKLKQNSKFSKNEEVSAPQKAREYAELEVLLCLSELSKDKITSLYNLGYNEHIKSGTNNDKRLVIKIKNESTAQIFVYKTKFVVNDSFKEKALQAIAC
- a CDS encoding universal stress protein → MKYKKLLFPIGAGDDIEPRIYGALKVAQWFNTHMEIMTCQLDPSVVYNMKMTLRGGVLFEEFLKSAKSELAVEHEENEKIFNKICAELGIKVTSEIIEDVCTANFTIHSGKRSAIVEQESKFCDLVVAAVPLDGKITGTFESAVLKSGKNAIVIPRKMREFKADNILVSWTGTTQSSRALTGSIDLLKKAKKVQCITSKASLGDNAELNLKKLEEYFKIHGISATFEVIATTMIPGEALLKAAIDRNADLIVASRYGENGLMEMVLGGTSRFFLEHTNIPVYL